One window of Thioclava sp. GXIMD4216 genomic DNA carries:
- a CDS encoding ABC transporter substrate-binding protein, translating into MTYKPTNWSGRDDAMVETMIRRGASRRDLLKMLMASGIGMAAGGSLLLRADQAVAATPVYGGHLKAAGWSSSTADTLDPAKASMSTDYVRCCAFYNRLTILDEQGVVQMELADSLKTDDAKTWEIKLKSGVSFHDGKTLLAEDVVYSLKRHLDPSVGSKANAMAAQMTEISKLDDLTVKIVLAGANADLPTILAMHHFMIIADGTTDFSKANGTGAFICETFEPGVRSIAVKNPNYFKDKAPYLDSFEFFAIADTNARVNALLSGDIQVGASLNPRSVRFMDGKPGVQTSITRSGSYTDLNIRLDMEPGAKTGFVEGMKYLVNREAIQKSILRGMAEIGNDQPVSASDRYHNPNLKPRAYDPDQARHHFEKAGLLGVEIPLVASTAANSSVDMATIIQQMGAQIGMKFTVDQVPPDGYWSNYWLKSPVHFGNINPRPTPDILFSLLYASDAPWNESHYKSEKFDKMMLEARGSLDEEKRTSIYWEMQEMVANEAGTIIPAYISNVDGLSDKVGGMRPNPLGALMGFTFAEHIWLNA; encoded by the coding sequence ATGACATATAAGCCGACAAACTGGTCCGGTCGCGATGATGCGATGGTCGAGACGATGATCCGTCGCGGGGCCTCGCGACGGGATCTTCTGAAGATGCTGATGGCCTCGGGGATCGGGATGGCGGCGGGCGGGTCGCTTCTGCTGCGGGCCGATCAGGCGGTCGCGGCGACCCCTGTCTATGGCGGGCATCTGAAAGCTGCGGGCTGGTCGTCCTCGACCGCCGATACGCTTGATCCGGCCAAGGCCTCCATGTCGACCGATTACGTGCGCTGCTGTGCGTTCTATAACCGCCTGACCATTCTCGACGAACAGGGCGTCGTGCAGATGGAACTGGCCGACAGTCTCAAGACCGATGATGCGAAGACATGGGAAATCAAGCTGAAATCCGGTGTGAGCTTCCATGACGGCAAGACCCTCTTGGCCGAGGATGTGGTCTATTCTCTCAAGCGCCATCTTGATCCGTCCGTAGGGTCCAAGGCCAACGCGATGGCCGCGCAGATGACCGAAATCTCCAAGCTTGACGATCTGACGGTGAAGATCGTGCTGGCCGGCGCCAATGCCGATCTGCCGACCATTCTGGCGATGCACCATTTCATGATCATCGCCGATGGCACGACCGATTTCAGCAAGGCCAACGGCACAGGTGCTTTCATTTGCGAAACCTTCGAGCCGGGTGTGCGGTCGATCGCTGTGAAAAACCCGAATTACTTCAAGGACAAAGCCCCCTATCTTGATAGTTTCGAATTCTTCGCGATTGCCGATACCAATGCGCGGGTCAATGCGCTTTTGTCGGGGGATATTCAGGTCGGGGCTTCGCTCAACCCGCGTTCGGTGCGCTTTATGGACGGCAAGCCGGGGGTGCAGACCTCGATCACGCGCTCGGGCAGCTATACCGACCTCAATATCCGGCTGGATATGGAGCCGGGTGCCAAGACCGGCTTTGTCGAGGGGATGAAATATCTGGTCAATCGCGAGGCGATCCAGAAGTCGATCCTGCGGGGCATGGCCGAAATCGGCAATGACCAGCCCGTTTCGGCATCGGACCGGTATCACAATCCCAATCTCAAACCGCGCGCTTACGACCCCGATCAGGCCAGACACCATTTCGAGAAAGCGGGGCTTTTGGGGGTCGAGATCCCGCTTGTGGCCTCGACGGCGGCGAATTCCTCGGTGGATATGGCGACCATCATCCAGCAGATGGGCGCGCAGATCGGCATGAAATTTACAGTCGATCAGGTGCCGCCCGATGGCTATTGGTCGAATTACTGGCTGAAATCGCCGGTGCATTTCGGCAATATCAACCCGCGCCCGACCCCCGATATCCTGTTCTCGCTGCTTTATGCCTCGGATGCGCCGTGGAATGAAAGCCATTACAAATCGGAGAAATTCGACAAGATGATGCTGGAGGCGCGCGGCTCGCTGGACGAGGAGAAGCGGACCTCGATCTATTGGGAAATGCAGGAAATGGTGGCCAATGAGGCGGGCACGATCATTCCTGCCTATATCTCCAATGTCGACGGGCTTTCGGATAAGGTCGGGGGGATGCGC
- a CDS encoding HAD-IA family hydrolase, translating to MATTTATKPLTAFRYVTFDVVGTLIDFEGAIKEGLAQIAAKEGLAIDGEAALSVYREARYEEGAQRFPDDLGRCYARIAAAMGLPDTEEYRQLMIDIVGEAKPFPDSVKAMAMLKQHYKLVAMTNARRWAFEKYADKLGQPFWAGFTTDDTGCEKPDPDYFHQVFAYVEQDGGSKEDILHTAQSQYHDIGISRALGMTNAWIQRRHAQSGYGGTIAPKEFTEPDYHFHALAGLAQAADAAFRG from the coding sequence ATGGCAACCACCACCGCCACCAAACCGTTGACCGCCTTTCGCTATGTCACGTTCGATGTGGTCGGCACCCTGATCGATTTCGAAGGGGCCATCAAAGAAGGGCTTGCGCAGATCGCGGCCAAGGAAGGTCTGGCGATTGACGGCGAGGCTGCGCTGTCGGTCTATCGCGAGGCGCGCTATGAAGAGGGCGCGCAGCGTTTCCCCGATGATCTGGGGCGGTGCTATGCGCGCATTGCCGCAGCGATGGGCCTGCCCGACACCGAAGAATACCGTCAGCTGATGATCGACATCGTGGGCGAGGCCAAGCCTTTCCCCGATAGCGTCAAGGCGATGGCGATGCTCAAACAGCATTACAAGCTGGTGGCCATGACCAATGCCCGCCGCTGGGCTTTCGAGAAATATGCCGACAAACTGGGCCAGCCGTTCTGGGCGGGGTTCACCACCGACGATACCGGCTGCGAGAAGCCCGACCCCGATTACTTCCATCAGGTTTTTGCCTATGTGGAACAGGATGGCGGGTCGAAGGAGGACATCCTGCATACCGCGCAAAGCCAGTATCATGATATCGGCATCTCGCGCGCATTGGGCATGACAAACGCTTGGATCCAGCGGCGGCACGCGCAAAGCGGATATGGCGGCACGATCGCCCCGAAAGAGTTCACCGAACCCGATTACCATTTCCATGCGCTGGCCGGTCTGGCGCAAGCGGCAGACGCGGCCTTTCGCGGCTGA
- a CDS encoding glyoxylate/hydroxypyruvate reductase A: MALLYLSVPERGAVWAQMLARAGVEMVMGEAAVTDPAAITHIACWQPPEDLARYPNLRAVISVGAGVDQMPPMPEGVILSRTIAPGIEQMVRDWVVMAVLALHRDLSLYIAQAREGRWQLHAPRSAHEARVGIMGMGRIGQLVAQTLGALGFEVAGWSRSGQSTAECAVYDQAGLPEFLARSDILVCLLPLTEQTRGLMDAAFLAQLPQGARLVQAGRGPQLNLEALRTALDSGRIAAAMLDVTDPEPLPADHWAWADPRVLITPHIAAKTGHEEGAHHVLAVIEATTNGTPVPGQVDQAKGY; this comes from the coding sequence ATGGCGCTTCTGTATCTTTCGGTTCCCGAACGCGGTGCGGTCTGGGCGCAGATGCTGGCCCGTGCGGGGGTCGAGATGGTGATGGGCGAGGCGGCAGTGACAGATCCTGCCGCCATCACCCATATCGCCTGCTGGCAACCGCCGGAGGATCTGGCGCGCTACCCCAATCTCAGGGCGGTGATCTCGGTCGGGGCGGGGGTGGACCAGATGCCGCCCATGCCCGAAGGGGTCATCCTGTCGCGCACGATTGCGCCGGGTATCGAACAGATGGTGCGGGACTGGGTGGTGATGGCGGTGCTGGCGCTGCATCGCGATCTGTCACTATATATCGCGCAGGCCCGCGAGGGACGCTGGCAGCTGCATGCGCCCCGCTCTGCCCATGAGGCCCGTGTGGGGATCATGGGAATGGGGCGGATCGGGCAGCTTGTCGCGCAGACGCTGGGCGCGCTCGGCTTCGAGGTGGCCGGATGGTCGCGCTCGGGGCAGTCCACGGCAGAATGTGCCGTCTATGATCAGGCGGGCCTGCCGGAATTTCTGGCGCGCAGCGACATTCTCGTGTGTCTTCTGCCTTTGACCGAACAGACGCGGGGGCTGATGGATGCCGCGTTTCTGGCGCAACTGCCGCAGGGCGCGCGGCTGGTGCAGGCCGGACGGGGGCCGCAGCTTAATCTGGAGGCGCTCAGAACGGCGCTGGACAGCGGCCGGATTGCTGCGGCAATGCTGGATGTGACCGACCCCGAACCCCTGCCTGCCGATCATTGGGCATGGGCCGATCCGCGTGTGCTGATTACGCCGCATATTGCCGCGAAAACCGGCCATGAGGAGGGCGCGCACCATGTGCTTGCCGTGATCGAGGCCACCACCAACGGAACGCCCGTGCCCGGTCAGGTCGATCAGGCAAAAGGCTACTGA